The sequence below is a genomic window from Ignavibacteriota bacterium.
CACCATTCCATAATTCAATGTATTCAGCCATACCATCAGAAACATCATACATAATTTCATTTATTTTAATTATCGGGTCTTCACGTCTGATATAAAATTCTGAAGAAACAGTATCATTTGACCTTCTTTCATCATTGAATGAACTTACGAAAGCAGTGAACCTGACCATACCTGAACGTGGTATGATATTTCTTATTAGCTCTACAGGAATACTGATAATTGTGTCCAAATCGTATATGCTAATACCAGTCAATTCAATTAAAGATAAATTCAACATTTCACCGGAAGAAATAGTAAATTCTGCATTTACCGAAAAATCAAATTCCTGAGAACGTTTAGTTCCAATATCATTAATAACAACCTCAACTTCAGCTGATAAATTATTATAGTTTATTTTTAAGCAAGTTAAGTCATAATTAATAAGTGCTGTGCTATTTATATATCCGGGTGTTGCACCAAATGCAGATAATGATTTAGACCAATTTGTCTGAGATAGTGCTGCTGATTTGACATCAATTCGTTCAAGAGATAATCCTTTTTCACCCCATTTCATATCATAGAAAACAGTATCAATCAGCTCTGAAACATTTTCTCTCAAGGCAACAGCATCATTTGTATTATTTAAAGTTGGAAATGTTGACTGTATCATTATGCAATTCGACGGAATATTATAGTATGTTTTAAGTAAGTTAGTATCTTTAACTACTATGGCAAACTGACCCGGTTGCAATTTAAATGGTTGAATATTCCTGCTCGAAGCTAAATCTGAAATTGCAGGGGAAACTAATATTATTTCAAATTCACCGGTATTGTAAAACTCAATCCACTCCGGTTCACCATCAAGTGGAGCCGGCATAATTTCATTAATAACAATTCTTGCTTCCAAAATAATTGAGAAACAAAACATCAGAATGAATAATGTTATTTTAAGGATTGTAATAAGCATATATTTTATCCATATTTGAATTTTCAAGAAGAAATTTTAAGCCCGTTTCTATCTCTTTACATATATCAATGTCGAATCTTGATAATATCGGGCTATCAACATCAAAAACACCAAATAATTTACCATTAAAAATTAAGGGTATGACAAGTTCAGAATTTGAAGCTGAGTCACAAGCAATATGTCCATCAAATTGATGCACATTATCAACGACTAATGATTCTCTTCTTATTGCTGCAGTTCCGCAAACACCTTTTCCGAGTTGAATTCTGATACAGGCAGGCTTTCCCTGAAATGGTCCGAGAATTAATTCATCGCCTGACAACATATAAAAGCCAGCCCAGTTTAAATCTTTGTATTTTTCAAAAATATATGACGAAAAATTCGATGCATTGGCAATGAAGTCATCAACCTCAGTCATCAAACTTTGAAGACCCGCAAATTCAGACATATTTCAAACTTCCAAAATTTACCTTAAACATATTTACAAATAAAAACATAATTATTCAAATTTAAAAAAAATATCAATAATTTTTGAAGAATTGCGTTATTATACTTGAAGTTA
It includes:
- a CDS encoding lamin tail domain-containing protein, whose translation is MLITILKITLFILMFCFSIILEARIVINEIMPAPLDGEPEWIEFYNTGEFEIILVSPAISDLASSRNIQPFKLQPGQFAIVVKDTNLLKTYYNIPSNCIMIQSTFPTLNNTNDAVALRENVSELIDTVFYDMKWGEKGLSLERIDVKSAALSQTNWSKSLSAFGATPGYINSTALINYDLTCLKINYNNLSAEVEVVINDIGTKRSQEFDFSVNAEFTISSGEMLNLSLIELTGISIYDLDTIISIPVELIRNIIPRSGMVRFTAFVSSFNDERRSNDTVSSEFYIRREDPIIKINEIMYDVSDGMAEYIELWNGGSDTLLLDNFVIWDAAGTIEKGNVRIISDSFVIPPNEYGVVTWDEAFFQTFPDLLDKNNIYLFKSSMNLNLSGDLIVIADANGKIYDSLTYSNSWHNRSVSNTKNRSLEKISPILESHYNANWSTCSAYEGGTPGKINSLAGNKPGEGSISISPNPFAPSLGGADANAVISYELPFTSSHLSAAVYDMNGTRISQIANNRFSGSQGAIVWDGRNSNDFISQIGQYIVVIEAVDIESGKVSVLKSLIVIGK
- a CDS encoding GAF domain-containing protein — encoded protein: MSEFAGLQSLMTEVDDFIANASNFSSYIFEKYKDLNWAGFYMLSGDELILGPFQGKPACIRIQLGKGVCGTAAIRRESLVVDNVHQFDGHIACDSASNSELVIPLIFNGKLFGVFDVDSPILSRFDIDICKEIETGLKFLLENSNMDKIYAYYNP